The Polyangiaceae bacterium genome includes a region encoding these proteins:
- a CDS encoding VWA domain-containing protein, with product MKVKSVAGLAAIGMLLSSVSVWSLTKPRLEPEPLGGVGGAEPEQPEVPAHPGASFTAGRTLMMEGRLGHGKLLASKDNQTMLLVNVAADGSGAPPVAAPLNLAIVIDRSGSMKGKRLQNAIDGARGMVRRLRDGDVVSVVTYSQTAEVLVAPTTVDSFSRDRVSASLGTISALGDTCISCGIDEGMAQLRQRSGMIDRILLLSDGEATAGVRDPEGFRAIGARIRNMGASISSVGVDVDYNERVMNTLAIESNGRHHFVENAADLPRVFDQELDTLAKSLAKNAEVAIDLAPGVEVERVFDRTFRREGRKLFVPLGSFSSGEEKTLLVSLRVPRGASGERPVADIKMGYDDLSSGTLLGTRGECQGKLSALLTDNPANVSEIDPLVTARMLRSQTAAALTEANELWAAGRGEEARRKLDARLDDLKKQREATVARAPSPAKAKLEADFQGQSSALGQANEGFSSPPAGAAPAEAERKGKAQVRSNATKALDLAF from the coding sequence ATGAAGGTCAAGAGCGTCGCGGGCCTGGCGGCCATCGGAATGTTGCTGTCGAGCGTGTCGGTCTGGTCCCTGACCAAGCCTCGGCTCGAGCCAGAGCCCCTCGGCGGGGTGGGGGGCGCGGAGCCGGAGCAGCCCGAGGTCCCGGCCCACCCGGGCGCCAGCTTCACTGCCGGCAGGACGCTGATGATGGAGGGCCGACTCGGCCACGGCAAGCTCCTCGCCAGCAAGGACAACCAGACCATGCTGCTGGTCAACGTGGCGGCGGACGGGTCCGGGGCGCCGCCCGTGGCCGCGCCGCTCAACCTGGCCATCGTGATCGATCGCTCGGGGTCGATGAAGGGCAAGCGCTTGCAGAACGCCATCGACGGCGCCCGCGGCATGGTGCGCCGCCTACGCGACGGGGACGTGGTGTCCGTCGTGACCTACAGCCAGACCGCCGAGGTCTTGGTCGCCCCGACGACGGTGGACTCCTTCTCGCGCGACCGCGTCAGCGCCTCGCTGGGCACCATCTCCGCGCTGGGCGACACCTGCATCTCGTGCGGCATCGACGAGGGCATGGCTCAGCTGCGCCAGCGCAGCGGGATGATCGACCGCATCTTGCTGCTCTCCGACGGCGAGGCCACCGCGGGCGTGCGCGACCCGGAGGGTTTCCGGGCCATCGGCGCGCGCATCCGCAACATGGGCGCCAGCATCAGCAGCGTCGGCGTCGACGTCGACTACAACGAGCGCGTGATGAACACGCTGGCCATCGAGTCGAACGGCCGGCACCACTTCGTGGAGAACGCGGCGGATCTTCCCCGCGTGTTCGATCAGGAGCTGGACACGCTGGCCAAGTCGCTGGCGAAGAACGCCGAGGTCGCCATCGACCTGGCGCCGGGCGTGGAGGTCGAGCGCGTGTTCGATCGCACGTTCCGCCGCGAGGGCCGCAAGCTGTTCGTGCCCCTCGGCAGCTTCAGCTCCGGCGAAGAGAAGACGCTCCTGGTCTCGCTGCGCGTTCCGCGTGGCGCGAGCGGCGAGCGGCCCGTCGCCGACATCAAGATGGGCTACGACGACCTGTCTTCGGGCACGCTGCTCGGGACCCGGGGCGAGTGCCAAGGCAAGCTGAGCGCGCTCTTGACCGACAACCCCGCGAACGTGAGCGAGATCGACCCGTTGGTCACCGCGCGCATGCTGCGCAGCCAGACCGCCGCCGCGCTCACCGAGGCGAACGAGCTGTGGGCCGCGGGCCGCGGCGAGGAAGCGCGGCGCAAGCTCGACGCGCGCCTCGACGACCTGAAGAAGCAGCGCGAGGCGACCGTGGCGCGGGCGCCGTCGCCCGCCAAAGCGAAGCTCGAAGCGGATTTCCAGGGTCAATCGAGCGCGCTCGGACAGGCCAATGAAGGGTTCTCGTCGCCGCCTGCCGGGGCCGCTCCAGCGGAAGCCGAGCGCAAGGGCAAGGCGCAGGTTCGCAGCAACGCGACCAAGGCGCTGGACTTGGCTTTCTAG